A single genomic interval of Romboutsia ilealis harbors:
- a CDS encoding VanZ family protein, producing the protein MVIEFSSLILLGVTFLYLGISTIYKYIKKISINYKSEILNLFLFLSILFIISLTLFPIRLGYKFEGFEIFNIVPFKIILKMLFEYPLGQFIYNVIGNIVLFIPFGFFIYIKFEKNKTKTLLAVLIMTLGIEFIQGFIPYRFCDIDDIILNTFGGYLGIIIYNILFSKFNNKLKKIQTT; encoded by the coding sequence TTGGTAATAGAATTTTCAAGTTTAATATTATTAGGAGTAACATTTTTATATTTAGGAATTTCAACCATATACAAGTACATAAAAAAGATTTCAATAAACTATAAATCAGAAATTTTAAATCTTTTCTTATTTTTATCTATACTATTTATAATATCATTAACATTATTTCCAATAAGACTTGGATATAAATTTGAAGGATTTGAAATATTTAATATAGTTCCATTTAAAATAATCTTAAAAATGCTTTTTGAATATCCATTAGGACAATTTATCTATAACGTTATAGGTAATATAGTTTTATTTATTCCTTTTGGATTTTTTATATACATTAAGTTCGAAAAAAATAAAACTAAAACTCTTTTAGCTGTACTTATTATGACTTTAGGTATAGAATTTATCCAAGGTTTTATTCCATATAGATTTTGTGATATTGACGATATAATTTTAAATACTTTTGGTGGATATCTAGGTATCATCATATATAATATATTGTTCTCAAAATTTAATAACAAACTAAAAAAAATACAGACTACTTAG
- a CDS encoding LCP family protein, translating into MKHFKRAALILIAIILVIGISGFGYVYSKLNKIYVKDDVVKNTEEQGTMVDGITNILLVGTDGEYVEKGNRSDGIMLVTIDTNNKDIKISSIARDTYVDIPGYSTEKLTHAYAYEGIDLLKEVFKENFDLDIDKYIAVNFGSFMEIIDEIGGVVVDVPESGLESINSNIDSCYNYYSNKDSVGEKEYLTQSGTQRLNGYQALAFSRIRYTDSAFHREARHREVAESAYKEFAQKGIDTYKRCAEIVLNNTKTNISPIEMMNLAYTVLKINDKDIEQFQFPLEEYRNGHIISKQKGWVLEWEKEPNLEAWHKFIFGEE; encoded by the coding sequence ATGAAACATTTTAAAAGAGCAGCACTAATATTAATTGCAATAATATTAGTAATTGGTATAAGTGGATTTGGATATGTATATTCAAAGTTAAATAAAATATACGTAAAAGATGATGTTGTAAAAAATACAGAAGAACAAGGTACAATGGTTGATGGTATAACTAATATATTATTAGTTGGTACTGATGGAGAGTATGTTGAAAAGGGAAATAGATCAGATGGAATTATGCTTGTTACAATAGATACTAACAATAAAGATATAAAGATAAGTTCTATAGCTCGTGATACATATGTTGATATACCAGGATATTCAACAGAAAAACTTACTCATGCATATGCTTATGAAGGTATTGATCTTTTAAAAGAAGTTTTTAAGGAAAATTTTGATTTAGATATTGATAAGTATATAGCAGTTAATTTTGGTTCATTTATGGAGATTATAGATGAAATTGGTGGCGTTGTTGTTGACGTTCCAGAAAGTGGATTGGAATCAATTAATTCAAATATTGATTCTTGCTATAATTACTATTCTAACAAGGATAGTGTAGGAGAAAAAGAATACTTAACACAATCAGGAACTCAAAGATTAAATGGATATCAGGCTCTTGCTTTTAGTAGAATAAGATATACTGATAGTGCTTTTCATAGAGAAGCTAGACACAGAGAAGTTGCAGAAAGTGCATACAAAGAGTTTGCACAAAAAGGTATAGATACTTATAAAAGATGTGCTGAGATTGTTTTAAATAATACAAAAACTAATATAAGCCCAATTGAAATGATGAATTTAGCTTATACAGTTCTTAAGATTAATGATAAGGATATAGAGCAATTTCAATTTCCTCTAGAAGAATATAGAAATGGTCATATTATAAGTAAGCAAAAAGGATGGGTTTTAGAATGGGAAAAAGAGCCTAATTTAGAGGCTTGGCACAAGTTTATATTTGGAGAAGAGTAA
- a CDS encoding phage antirepressor: MKGLKIFTNEDFGDVAVISIDNKPYFEGIKVARILGYKNPNDAIKRHCKYPGIVFHDTRVQTGRRRDGTESFQIVQRAFISEGNLYRLIVKSKKEEAEKFESWVMDEVLPSIRNDGGYVNDETFLVKVLDSYIKQKTYCEKLINDLNNYKPYINIGQTVAQSDDSISIGAFAKLLNSLGLDIGRNRLFQWFRDNGYIMKQNGENQPKQLYIDMGLFKTRQMAITTSEGIAIKVTTYVTGKGQLYFIKKLKGDFLDEEVCGYF; encoded by the coding sequence TTGAAGGGATTAAAGATTTTTACTAATGAGGATTTTGGGGATGTTGCAGTTATAAGTATTGACAATAAGCCTTATTTTGAAGGTATTAAAGTTGCAAGGATTTTAGGTTATAAAAATCCTAATGATGCTATAAAAAGACATTGTAAATACCCTGGTATCGTGTTTCACGATACCAGGGTACAAACTGGAAGAAGAAGGGATGGAACAGAGAGTTTTCAAATTGTTCAAAGGGCTTTTATAAGTGAGGGGAATTTATATCGTCTTATTGTTAAGTCTAAGAAAGAAGAGGCTGAAAAGTTTGAGTCTTGGGTTATGGATGAGGTTTTACCTTCTATAAGAAATGATGGTGGATATGTAAATGATGAGACTTTTTTAGTTAAGGTTTTAGATTCTTATATAAAGCAAAAGACTTATTGTGAAAAGCTTATAAATGATTTGAATAATTATAAGCCATATATAAATATTGGGCAAACTGTTGCACAAAGTGATGATAGTATAAGTATTGGTGCTTTTGCAAAGCTTTTAAATAGTTTGGGGTTAGATATTGGACGCAATAGGTTGTTTCAGTGGTTTAGGGATAATGGCTATATTATGAAGCAAAATGGTGAAAATCAGCCAAAGCAATTATATATAGATATGGGTTTATTTAAAACTAGACAAATGGCTATTACAACTTCTGAGGGGATAGCTATAAAGGTTACAACTTATGTAACTGGTAAGGGTCAGTTATATTTTATTAAAAAATTAAAGGGGGATTTTTTAGATGAAGAGGTTTGTGGATATTTTTAA
- a CDS encoding VanZ family protein, with translation MRKKSCILLVVLWMGFIFYMSHQPAKISSVQSDNVMHVIKKVSKSEGIKNNINSFTVRKGAHMFLFGVLGILFFGSVYNGDNILKSVFIALLLAFLYACSDEYHQTFVVGRSGQFNDVLIDFSGAFIGVLIVSLIVKLNIFKKKIQITK, from the coding sequence ATGAGGAAGAAGAGCTGTATTTTACTTGTTGTATTATGGATGGGATTTATTTTTTACATGTCTCATCAACCAGCAAAAATATCATCTGTACAGTCTGATAATGTAATGCATGTTATAAAGAAGGTTTCTAAAAGCGAAGGAATTAAAAATAATATAAATAGCTTCACTGTAAGAAAGGGAGCTCATATGTTTTTATTTGGTGTTCTTGGTATATTATTTTTTGGAAGTGTGTACAATGGCGATAATATATTAAAATCTGTATTTATAGCATTATTGTTAGCATTTTTATACGCTTGTAGTGATGAGTACCATCAAACCTTTGTTGTTGGAAGAAGTGGGCAGTTTAATGATGTTTTAATTGATTTTAGTGGAGCTTTTATTGGGGTTTTAATAGTTAGTTTAATTGTCAAGTTGAATATATTTAAGAAAAAAATACAGATTACTAAGTAG
- a CDS encoding ATP-binding protein, with protein MEATLKQLENSNIPYYMKKRMSTFIKSQVKNNLDTQESYKCNKCKDRTFILIDDEAVPCECRYLREVESILKHSGISMEFSKKTFDNFDYSRNAFAVNIYTLAKCYANSFKDIEKERCNSVLFMGQSGCGKTHLSLAIANTFMKNGIGVVYMNYREDMTYIKQNILDSEIYNKYLNRYKNARVLLIDDLFKGNITPSDINIIFEIINYRYFNNKPIIVSTEKYKSDLLKIDEAIGSRILEMCDKFNISVRGKGLNYRIYG; from the coding sequence ATGGAAGCGACATTAAAACAACTAGAGAATTCAAACATACCGTATTATATGAAGAAGAGAATGAGTACATTTATAAAAAGCCAAGTGAAGAACAACTTAGATACGCAAGAGAGTTATAAATGTAATAAGTGTAAGGATAGAACTTTTATATTAATTGATGATGAAGCAGTTCCTTGTGAGTGTAGATATTTAAGAGAAGTTGAAAGTATTTTAAAACATAGTGGTATAAGTATGGAGTTTTCTAAAAAGACTTTCGATAATTTTGATTATTCAAGAAATGCTTTTGCTGTAAATATTTATACTCTTGCAAAATGTTATGCTAATTCTTTTAAAGATATTGAGAAAGAAAGATGTAATTCAGTACTTTTTATGGGACAATCAGGTTGTGGTAAGACTCATTTATCTTTGGCAATTGCTAATACTTTTATGAAAAATGGTATTGGTGTTGTTTATATGAATTACAGGGAGGATATGACATATATTAAGCAAAATATTTTGGACTCTGAGATTTATAATAAGTATTTAAATAGATATAAAAATGCTAGGGTACTTTTAATTGATGATTTATTTAAAGGTAATATTACACCATCAGATATTAATATTATCTTTGAAATTATAAATTACAGGTATTTTAATAATAAGCCGATAATTGTAAGTACTGAAAAGTATAAAAGTGATTTGTTAAAAATTGATGAGGCTATTGGCAGCAGGATATTAGAAATGTGTGACAAGTTTAATATTTCGGTTAGGGGTAAGGGACTTAATTATAGAATTTATGGATAG
- a CDS encoding IS630 family transposase, whose product MKKYLNEIKYFKEEDIVYIDETGIQGYIYREYARAVRGKKVYDKIPGKKYKRINIVAGKCVDKIISPLVYDKIMDSEFFEKWFKEMFLKEVEENKVIVMDNATFHCKSRLYELCKNANKNLKLIFLPPYSPDLNPIEKYWAVLKKKLKKIVKNNISLEETIYQLFKVN is encoded by the coding sequence ATAAAAAAATATTTAAATGAAATAAAATATTTTAAAGAAGAAGATATAGTATACATTGATGAAACAGGGATACAAGGATATATTTATAGAGAATATGCTAGAGCCGTAAGAGGTAAAAAGGTTTATGACAAAATACCTGGCAAAAAGTATAAAAGAATAAATATAGTAGCAGGAAAATGTGTAGATAAGATAATCTCTCCTTTAGTATACGATAAAATAATGGATAGTGAGTTTTTTGAAAAATGGTTCAAAGAAATGTTTTTAAAAGAAGTAGAAGAAAACAAAGTTATTGTAATGGATAATGCAACATTTCATTGTAAAAGTAGACTATATGAATTATGCAAGAATGCTAACAAAAATCTAAAATTAATATTTTTACCACCATATTCTCCAGATTTAAATCCAATAGAAAAGTACTGGGCAGTATTAAAAAAGAAGTTGAAAAAAATAGTTAAAAATAACATAAGTTTAGAAGAAACTATTTACCAACTTTTTAAAGTTAATTGA
- a CDS encoding NCS2 family permease has product MRNTLENKNQIIKTEVLAGCTTFVASVYIILTNALILSDAGISQDAAMMATIFTCALSTILMGVVSNTPFIVVPGMGINSLFTYTIVNSMGLSWQEALGAVFVSGIIFTIIASTNLTKILLKSIPNTLKHAITVGVGFFILFIGLQKSGLVVSNSATILSLGNITNKEALLSIITLIFILVLHIKNINGGLLISIICGTILSLFMGITDISSISFSSFNIGAIKDVFLAMSLKNVLTVPFIVAVFSITIVIVFENMGILYGQMDAIGKVKEFERPFKIAAISNIIAGVFGTSPTIVAAENFSGISQGAKSKVAAFTSAILFLLSIFLIPALKIIPNGVISSVLIFVGILMIQTFFDIERGDSIDSIAMIIIIVMIPFTYNIVNGISLGFIVYTVLKVLTGKYKDVSVSMYLLTALFILSFIMNISMGIVH; this is encoded by the coding sequence ATGAGAAACACACTAGAGAATAAAAATCAAATCATTAAGACAGAAGTATTAGCAGGATGTACTACATTTGTAGCAAGTGTATACATTATATTGACTAATGCACTAATACTATCAGATGCAGGAATAAGCCAAGATGCTGCAATGATGGCAACAATATTTACTTGTGCATTATCGACTATACTTATGGGCGTAGTGTCTAATACCCCATTTATTGTAGTTCCAGGAATGGGGATAAATTCATTATTTACTTATACAATAGTAAATTCTATGGGACTTAGCTGGCAAGAAGCTTTAGGAGCTGTATTTGTAAGTGGTATAATATTTACTATAATAGCAAGTACAAATCTTACAAAAATACTTTTAAAATCAATTCCAAATACTTTAAAACATGCAATAACAGTAGGAGTAGGCTTTTTTATACTATTTATAGGACTTCAAAAAAGTGGATTAGTAGTATCAAATAGTGCGACTATACTATCTTTAGGTAATATAACTAATAAAGAAGCTTTATTAAGTATAATAACACTTATATTTATACTAGTTCTTCATATTAAAAACATTAATGGAGGGCTTTTAATAAGTATTATATGTGGTACTATACTATCATTATTTATGGGTATAACAGATATTTCTAGCATAAGCTTTAGCTCATTTAATATAGGAGCAATTAAGGATGTATTTTTAGCAATGTCATTAAAAAATGTATTGACTGTACCATTTATAGTTGCAGTATTTTCAATAACTATAGTTATAGTATTTGAGAATATGGGAATACTATATGGCCAAATGGATGCTATAGGTAAAGTAAAAGAGTTTGAACGTCCATTTAAAATTGCTGCTATATCAAATATAATCGCAGGTGTATTTGGAACAAGTCCTACAATTGTTGCTGCAGAGAACTTTTCGGGAATAAGCCAGGGAGCTAAAAGTAAGGTAGCAGCATTTACATCAGCAATATTATTTTTATTGTCAATATTTTTAATACCAGCACTTAAAATTATTCCAAATGGTGTTATAAGTAGTGTACTTATATTTGTAGGTATACTTATGATACAGACTTTCTTTGATATAGAAAGAGGAGATTCAATAGATTCAATAGCTATGATAATAATAATAGTTATGATACCTTTTACTTATAATATCGTAAATGGTATATCATTAGGATTCATAGTATATACGGTTTTAAAAGTTTTAACTGGAAAGTATAAAGATGTATCAGTTAGCATGTATCTGTTAACAGCATTATTTATACTAAGTTTTATTATGAATATATCAATGGGAATAGTCCATTAA
- a CDS encoding DUF1659 domain-containing protein yields the protein MSVTEGKNPTSLRMKFDLGKDEITNKTKVKSKTYSNIKPEATSQAIYDVATALEGLQEFPVLEVVKIENTTLA from the coding sequence ATGTCAGTTACAGAAGGTAAAAATCCAACTTCACTAAGAATGAAATTTGATTTAGGAAAAGATGAGATTACAAACAAAACTAAAGTAAAATCTAAAACTTACTCAAACATTAAACCTGAAGCAACTTCTCAAGCAATATATGACGTTGCAACTGCATTAGAAGGACTTCAAGAATTTCCAGTACTTGAAGTAGTTAAAATTGAAAACACAACATTGGCCTAA
- a CDS encoding DUF2922 domain-containing protein, producing MEIKTKLLMTFKSSDDKKVSITVDNPREDLTETEIKEAMNTIIEKDIFSPNGGSLVSAVSAKVVQTDTTDYDLAL from the coding sequence ATGGAAATAAAAACAAAATTACTTATGACTTTTAAATCATCAGATGATAAAAAGGTGTCTATCACAGTAGACAACCCAAGAGAGGATTTAACAGAAACTGAAATAAAGGAAGCTATGAATACTATAATAGAAAAAGATATATTCTCACCTAATGGTGGCTCTTTAGTATCAGCAGTTTCAGCTAAGGTTGTTCAAACTGATACTACTGACTATGATTTAGCATTATAA
- a CDS encoding helix-turn-helix transcriptional regulator, with protein MNLNLLKRTRMYKGYQQYEVADGIGLTRQTYNYKENGKSSFNIDELTRIVLFLNLTFNEVNEIFFDNVISK; from the coding sequence TTGAATTTAAATTTATTAAAGAGAACAAGAATGTATAAAGGCTATCAACAATATGAAGTTGCTGATGGTATAGGACTTACAAGGCAAACTTATAATTATAAGGAAAATGGGAAAAGTTCTTTTAATATTGATGAGCTTACTAGAATTGTTTTATTTTTAAATTTGACTTTTAACGAGGTTAATGAGATTTTTTTTGATAATGTAATTTCTAAATAG
- the galU gene encoding UTP--glucose-1-phosphate uridylyltransferase GalU, which produces MKQTVRKAIIPAAGLGTRFLPATKSQPKEMLPIVDKPTLQYIIEEAIESGIEEILIVTGRSKKSIEDHFDRSVELELELEQKGKKEMLKMVQDISNMVNIHYIRQKEPKGLGHAIHCAKSFIGNEPFAVLLGDDIVDAKTPCLKQLINAYDEYKTSVLGVQKVAKNDTDKYGILDVKHIEDRVYKVKDMVEKPNVEDAPSNIAILGRYIITPAIFDILENQEPGKGGEIQLTDALKTLASHEAIYAYDFEGRRYDVGDKLGFLEATVDFALKRPELRDGLIEFLKSKATNPEFKEVQEEVAVTGE; this is translated from the coding sequence ATGAAGCAAACAGTAAGAAAGGCAATAATACCAGCAGCAGGACTGGGAACAAGATTTTTACCTGCAACAAAATCACAACCAAAAGAAATGCTTCCAATAGTAGACAAACCAACACTACAATACATAATAGAAGAAGCAATAGAATCTGGAATAGAAGAAATACTAATAGTAACAGGACGTAGCAAAAAAAGTATAGAGGATCATTTTGACCGTTCTGTAGAGCTTGAATTAGAGCTTGAGCAGAAGGGTAAAAAAGAAATGCTTAAAATGGTTCAAGATATATCAAACATGGTAAACATCCATTACATACGTCAAAAAGAACCAAAAGGGCTAGGGCATGCAATACACTGTGCAAAAAGCTTTATCGGAAATGAGCCATTTGCAGTACTTCTTGGAGATGATATAGTAGATGCTAAAACTCCTTGTCTAAAACAACTTATAAATGCATACGATGAATACAAAACATCAGTACTTGGTGTACAAAAAGTAGCTAAAAATGATACTGATAAGTATGGAATACTTGATGTTAAACACATAGAAGATAGAGTATACAAAGTAAAAGACATGGTTGAAAAGCCAAACGTTGAAGATGCTCCATCAAATATAGCAATATTAGGAAGATACATAATAACACCTGCTATATTTGATATACTTGAAAATCAAGAACCAGGTAAAGGCGGAGAAATACAATTAACTGATGCATTAAAAACATTAGCTTCTCATGAAGCTATATATGCTTATGATTTTGAAGGAAGAAGATACGATGTAGGGGACAAGTTAGGATTCTTAGAAGCTACAGTAGACTTTGCATTAAAAAGACCAGAGCTTAGAGATGGACTTATAGAGTTTTTAAAAAGTAAAGCTACTAACCCAGAGTTTAAAGAAGTACAGGAAGAAGTAGCAGTTACTGGAGAATAG
- the galE gene encoding UDP-glucose 4-epimerase GalE yields MSILIIGGAGYIGSHTVKYFLEQNEDIIVVDNLLTGHKEAILTDKFYNCDIRDKENLDKVFKENNIEAVIHFAANSLVGESMVKPYEYYHNNVYGMMCLLDVMKENNVDKIVFSSTAATYGEPKNIPIMEDDETNPTNTYGETKLAMEKMMKWFDNAYGTKYVSLRYFNAAGAYFDGSIGEDHKTETHLIPLILQVPLGKRSHISIFGNDYDTKDGTCIRDYIHVMDLASAHYKALEYLRKGNDSDIFNLGNGNGYSVKEVIDVARKVTNFDICAVEEPRRSGDPAVLIASSEKAKSVLGWKPEFDSLEKIIEDAWNWHKNNINGYTTVIDNIK; encoded by the coding sequence ATGAGCATATTAATAATAGGTGGAGCTGGATATATAGGAAGTCATACAGTTAAATATTTTTTAGAACAAAATGAAGATATAATAGTAGTGGATAATCTATTAACAGGACACAAAGAAGCAATTTTAACTGATAAATTTTATAACTGTGATATAAGAGATAAAGAAAATTTAGATAAAGTATTTAAAGAAAATAATATAGAAGCTGTAATACACTTTGCTGCAAACTCATTAGTTGGAGAAAGTATGGTAAAGCCATATGAATATTACCATAATAATGTATATGGTATGATGTGTTTATTAGATGTTATGAAGGAAAATAATGTGGATAAAATAGTATTTTCTTCAACAGCGGCAACTTATGGAGAGCCTAAAAACATACCTATAATGGAAGATGATGAAACAAATCCAACAAATACATATGGTGAAACTAAGCTTGCTATGGAAAAAATGATGAAGTGGTTTGACAATGCTTATGGTACTAAGTATGTTTCTTTAAGATACTTTAATGCAGCAGGTGCATATTTTGATGGAAGTATAGGCGAAGATCATAAAACAGAAACACATTTAATACCTTTAATACTTCAAGTTCCATTAGGAAAGAGAAGTCATATAAGTATATTTGGGAATGATTATGATACTAAGGATGGTACTTGTATAAGAGATTATATACATGTTATGGATTTAGCATCTGCTCATTATAAGGCTTTAGAGTATTTAAGAAAAGGTAATGATAGTGATATATTTAATTTAGGTAATGGAAATGGATATTCTGTTAAAGAGGTTATAGATGTAGCTAGAAAGGTTACTAATTTTGATATATGTGCTGTTGAAGAGCCAAGAAGAAGTGGAGATCCAGCGGTTTTAATAGCTAGTAGTGAAAAAGCTAAGAGTGTGCTTGGTTGGAAGCCAGAGTTTGATTCTTTAGAAAAGATTATAGAGGATGCTTGGAATTGGCATAAAAATAATATTAATGGATATACAACAGTTATAGATAATATCAAATAA
- a CDS encoding Mor transcription activator family protein yields the protein MLENLTVKDIPGRYKELVDNIGIEGFKYLVQMHGGTLFYVPTFETVNKLYRNRKIRESFRGDYNETAKRFGMSRTQIYNIINEK from the coding sequence ATGTTAGAGAATTTAACTGTTAAAGATATTCCTGGTAGATATAAAGAATTGGTGGATAATATTGGTATTGAAGGGTTTAAGTATTTAGTTCAAATGCATGGTGGTACTTTATTTTATGTTCCAACTTTTGAGACGGTTAATAAGTTATATAGAAACAGAAAGATTAGGGAAAGTTTTAGGGGAGATTATAATGAAACTGCTAAAAGATTTGGTATGAGCAGAACTCAGATTTATAATATTATTAACGAAAAATAA
- a CDS encoding prolipoprotein diacylglyceryl transferase, whose amino-acid sequence MNSQEKKIIVAGVVITALSSAGFSMVQGDFNYIDDNYQSPTIVSEKTLASNDSTSINLVKTDEAIVDENNEKEEVEVIELKAQSYEEVKPQANTLNKTLKPKKDTSASQNKIEPKPTKPEEKPIKPETVPEKPEEKPTEPETVPEKPEEKPTEPEIVPEKPEEKPTEPETVPEKPEEKPTEPESAPDKPEEKPTEPEVSSTDSLGESILQIETPSLEI is encoded by the coding sequence ATGAATTCACAAGAGAAAAAGATAATAGTCGCAGGGGTAGTTATTACAGCTTTATCTTCGGCAGGTTTTTCTATGGTGCAAGGTGATTTCAACTATATAGATGATAATTACCAAAGTCCAACTATTGTTTCTGAAAAAACTTTAGCAAGTAATGATAGTACTTCTATAAATCTGGTAAAAACAGATGAAGCTATAGTTGATGAAAATAATGAAAAAGAAGAGGTTGAAGTGATTGAACTTAAGGCTCAATCTTATGAAGAGGTAAAGCCACAAGCTAACACTTTAAATAAAACTTTAAAACCTAAAAAAGATACATCAGCTTCACAAAATAAGATAGAACCAAAACCGACAAAACCAGAAGAAAAACCAATAAAACCGGAAACCGTGCCAGAAAAACCAGAAGAAAAACCAACAGAACCGGAGACAGTACCAGAGAAACCAGAAGAAAAGCCAACAGAACCGGAAATAGTACCAGAGAAACCAGAAGAAAAACCAACAGAACCGGAAACAGTACCAGAAAAACCAGAAGAAAAACCAACAGAACCGGAATCAGCTCCAGATAAGCCAGAAGAAAAACCAACAGAACCAGAAGTATCATCTACAGATTCTCTAGGAGAATCAATATTGCAAATAGAAACACCATCTTTAGAAATATAA
- a CDS encoding IS630 transposase-related protein: MQYIKKVNKTNMSYDIKFKQRVIEYREEGHTFKETCKVFKISETTLIRWINKKKEGKLGEVKIRVRKPKKICPEQLVKYIEQYPDAYLYEIAEEFNCSDVAIFKALKKLNITRKKRQLYTRSNAKKK, encoded by the coding sequence ATGCAATATATCAAAAAAGTTAATAAAACTAATATGAGTTATGATATAAAATTTAAACAACGAGTAATTGAATATAGAGAAGAAGGACACACTTTCAAGGAAACTTGTAAAGTATTTAAAATATCTGAAACAACACTAATAAGATGGATAAACAAAAAAAAGGAAGGGAAATTAGGCGAAGTAAAAATAAGAGTTAGAAAACCAAAAAAGATTTGTCCAGAACAATTAGTTAAATATATAGAACAGTATCCAGATGCATACTTATATGAGATAGCAGAAGAATTCAATTGTAGTGATGTGGCTATATTTAAAGCACTTAAGAAACTAAATATAACACGAAAAAAAAGACAACTTTATACAAGGAGCAATGCAAAGAAAAAATAA
- a CDS encoding N-acetylmuramoyl-L-alanine amidase, giving the protein MKKLVVDLGHGGHDPGAVGKGGTKESEVVLKIGKYLESMLKEVDLDVRFTRMSDKYVSLGDRVEFANNFGADYFLSIHINSASDSSVRGVEVWQYNNDDKNLNEFCSSLCNEISGIFNIRNRGMKLSKSLYVLKNTSMKAALLEVDFISNSFCEKDLNNENNLKAVARVIKDNVLKLYNIKTSEPILYKVCIGAYMDKSNAISCMNTAKSKGFSDAYIIF; this is encoded by the coding sequence ATGAAAAAGTTAGTTGTAGATTTAGGTCATGGTGGACATGATCCAGGGGCAGTAGGTAAAGGTGGTACTAAGGAGTCAGAGGTTGTATTAAAAATTGGAAAGTATTTAGAATCTATGTTAAAGGAAGTTGATTTGGATGTTAGGTTTACCAGAATGTCTGATAAATATGTTTCTTTAGGTGATAGGGTAGAGTTTGCTAATAATTTTGGTGCTGATTATTTTTTATCTATTCATATTAATTCTGCTAGCGATAGTAGTGTTAGAGGTGTGGAAGTTTGGCAGTATAATAATGATGATAAGAATCTTAATGAGTTTTGTAGTAGTTTGTGTAATGAAATTAGTGGTATTTTTAATATTAGAAATAGAGGAATGAAGTTAAGTAAAAGTTTATATGTGTTAAAAAATACTTCTATGAAAGCAGCTTTACTTGAGGTGGATTTTATATCTAATAGTTTTTGTGAGAAAGATTTAAATAATGAGAATAATCTTAAGGCTGTTGCTAGGGTAATTAAGGATAATGTTTTGAAGTTGTATAATATTAAAACTAGTGAGCCTATATTATATAAGGTGTGTATAGGTGCTTATATGGATAAGTCTAATGCTATAAGTTGTATGAATACAGCTAAAAGCAAGGGATTTAGTGATGCATATATAATATTTTGA
- a CDS encoding YvrJ family protein — protein sequence MDSSLQTLVANVGFPIAISMYLLIRIEGKLNSLTDSINKLSNNINIIK from the coding sequence ATGGACTCAAGTTTACAAACTCTTGTGGCTAATGTAGGATTTCCTATAGCTATTAGTATGTACTTACTAATTAGAATTGAAGGAAAACTAAATAGCCTTACAGATAGTATAAACAAGCTTTCAAACAATATAAATATAATAAAATAA